A genomic region of Kribbella sp. NBC_00382 contains the following coding sequences:
- a CDS encoding glycosyltransferase — MGTRVAIAVITFRRPALLEALLDSLLAQELPEEEDYTVRIIVVDNDDEGTATDVIERAAKDGRYPVEAAMEPEPGIPFAREKSVLLAWDDDALIFVDDDEVAPPGWLSTLLRAWRTAGADVVTGPVRGILPPDAPGWNRYSDVHDSTGRHETGDLRNKAYTNNTLVAQHVYHSVTPSFHPAFRYTGSSDLHFFLRVHRAGYRIVWCEEAQIHEHVPPSRTTLSWLVRRAFRSGSGDTISRLLIRPGVRGYVLVLAYSLARIVSALGFGLGGLVLFRKAYLLKAVRRFFSGIGSLAGIVGINHDEYRERHHPDGDDTLPGDLEGGAGAGPADLADRRRPTVADHPDAHLP, encoded by the coding sequence ATGGGCACCAGGGTCGCGATCGCCGTCATCACCTTTCGGCGACCCGCTCTGCTGGAAGCGCTGCTCGACAGCCTGCTCGCCCAGGAACTTCCGGAAGAAGAGGACTACACCGTCCGGATCATCGTGGTCGACAACGACGACGAGGGCACTGCCACCGACGTGATCGAGCGCGCGGCCAAGGACGGCCGCTACCCGGTCGAGGCAGCGATGGAGCCGGAGCCCGGTATCCCCTTCGCCCGGGAGAAGTCGGTCCTGCTCGCCTGGGACGACGACGCGCTGATCTTCGTCGACGATGACGAGGTGGCGCCGCCCGGCTGGCTGAGCACTCTGCTGCGCGCCTGGCGCACGGCCGGCGCCGACGTGGTGACCGGCCCGGTCCGGGGCATCCTGCCTCCCGACGCACCCGGCTGGAACCGGTACAGCGACGTCCACGACTCGACCGGCCGGCACGAGACGGGCGATCTGCGGAACAAGGCGTACACGAACAACACCCTGGTCGCCCAGCACGTCTACCACTCGGTGACGCCGAGCTTCCATCCCGCCTTCCGCTACACCGGCTCCAGCGACCTGCACTTCTTCCTCCGCGTGCACCGGGCCGGCTACCGGATCGTCTGGTGCGAGGAAGCCCAGATCCACGAACACGTGCCACCGTCCCGGACGACCCTGTCCTGGCTGGTCCGCCGCGCCTTCCGGTCCGGCAGCGGCGACACCATCAGCCGGCTGCTGATCCGGCCGGGCGTGCGCGGGTACGTCCTGGTACTGGCCTATTCTTTGGCCCGGATCGTGTCGGCCCTGGGGTTCGGCCTCGGCGGTCTGGTGCTCTTCCGGAAGGCGTACCTGCTGAAGGCTGTCCGCCGGTTCTTCTCGGGCATCGGCAGCCTCGCGGGGATAGTAGGGATCAACCATGACGAGTACCGGGAGCGGCACCATCCTGACGGTGACGACACTCTGCCAGGCGATCTGGAAGGTGGAGCGGGAGCTGGACCTGCTGACCTGGCAGATCGACGGCGTCCGACCGTGGCCGATCATCCGGATGCGCATCTTCCATGA
- a CDS encoding TetR/AcrR family transcriptional regulator, giving the protein METAERLIRSTQELLWERGYVGTSPKAIQLAAEAGQGSMYHHFSGKAELAKAAIERSGAELREAAEQQFEAAGTATERIAGYLERDREVLKGCRMGRLTADPDVIADPVLRAPVAETFSWLRARLAEIIAEGKESGEYPAGLDPDRTAATIAAVLQGGYVLARADGSDEPFELAVQGLVDLLKGVTS; this is encoded by the coding sequence GTGGAGACAGCGGAACGGTTGATCCGGAGTACGCAGGAATTGCTCTGGGAACGGGGCTACGTCGGTACCAGCCCGAAGGCGATCCAGCTCGCCGCCGAGGCCGGTCAGGGCAGCATGTACCACCACTTCAGCGGCAAGGCCGAGCTGGCCAAAGCGGCCATCGAGCGGTCCGGCGCGGAACTGCGTGAGGCCGCCGAGCAGCAGTTCGAAGCGGCCGGTACGGCGACCGAGCGGATCGCCGGCTACCTCGAGCGCGATCGCGAGGTGCTCAAGGGCTGCCGGATGGGCCGGCTGACCGCTGACCCGGACGTGATCGCCGATCCGGTACTGCGTGCGCCGGTCGCCGAGACCTTCAGTTGGCTCCGCGCCCGGCTCGCCGAGATCATTGCTGAGGGCAAGGAATCGGGTGAGTATCCGGCCGGCCTGGATCCGGACCGGACCGCCGCGACGATCGCGGCGGTGTTGCAGGGTGGCTACGTGCTGGCCCGCGCGGACGGGTCGGACGAGCCGTTCGAACTTGCTGTCCAAGGCCTGGTTGATCTGCTCAAGGGAGTTACTTCGTGA
- a CDS encoding LLM class F420-dependent oxidoreductase produces MRIGAIFPQLEIGADPGVVRDWTETVEAAGYTHALAYDHVLGADPANRPGWTGYTDKSLFHEVFVLFGYMAAITTTLELVTGVLVLPQRQTALAAKQAAEVDVLSGGRLRLGVGIGWNAVEYEALGVPFEQRGARLTEQVELLRKLWAEPVISAEGRHEKIVEAGLNPLPPRRRIPVWFGGGAEAVLRRTGRIGDGWMPQSPPTAEARRQVELVRSTAVEAGRDPAEIGFEARLSLGAVPEKEWPDFVEGWRELGATHLGVNTMNMGLGKPEEHAAVLRDVLPLLQGR; encoded by the coding sequence GTGAGAATCGGTGCGATCTTTCCCCAGCTCGAGATCGGTGCGGATCCGGGTGTCGTCCGGGACTGGACCGAGACGGTCGAGGCGGCCGGCTACACGCATGCGCTCGCCTATGACCACGTGCTCGGCGCCGATCCCGCCAACCGGCCGGGCTGGACGGGGTACACGGACAAGTCGCTGTTCCACGAGGTCTTCGTGCTCTTCGGGTACATGGCCGCCATCACCACGACGCTGGAGCTCGTCACCGGCGTACTGGTCCTCCCGCAACGCCAGACCGCGCTGGCCGCCAAGCAGGCGGCGGAGGTCGACGTCCTGAGCGGCGGCCGGCTGCGGCTCGGTGTCGGCATCGGATGGAACGCGGTCGAGTACGAAGCGCTCGGTGTGCCGTTCGAGCAGCGCGGCGCCCGGCTGACCGAGCAAGTCGAGTTGCTCCGCAAGCTCTGGGCCGAGCCGGTCATCTCAGCTGAGGGCCGGCACGAGAAGATCGTCGAGGCCGGGCTCAACCCGTTGCCGCCGCGTCGGCGCATTCCGGTCTGGTTCGGCGGTGGGGCGGAGGCCGTACTACGCCGTACCGGCCGGATCGGTGACGGTTGGATGCCGCAGAGCCCGCCGACCGCTGAGGCGCGACGGCAGGTCGAGCTGGTCCGGTCAACCGCAGTCGAGGCCGGGCGCGATCCGGCGGAGATCGGGTTCGAGGCGAGGCTGTCGCTGGGGGCGGTACCGGAGAAGGAATGGCCCGATTTCGTCGAGGGATGGCGGGAGCTGGGAGCCACGCATCTCGGGGTGAATACGATGAACATGGGTCTCGGGAAACCCGAGGAGCACGCCGCCGTACTACGAGACGTCCTGCCGCTGCTGCAGGGCCGATAG
- the aceB gene encoding malate synthase A: protein MSVDVIGPMGERYDEILSERALELIGLLHRELNPRRLELLERRQARQEEIAAGGSLGFLDETKAVREDPSWRVAEAAPGLVDRRVEITGPTDRKMTINALNSGAKVWLADQEDANTPTWENVVGGQLNLLDAVTRKIDFSTSSKSYALKPDEELATIVVRPRGWHLPEKHLLVDGERTSGSLVDFALYLVACGQLQLDRGAGPYYYLPKMESHLEARLWNDAFVLAQDFLGLPRGTIRATVLIETYPAAFEMEEILYELREHSAGLNAGRWDFMFSVIKTYRTRGADFQLPDRNSVTMTVPFMRAYTELLVRTCHKRGAHAIGGMAAFIPSKDPAVNEQAFAKVEADKTREAGDGFDGSWVAHPGMVETCKTVFSSVLGDRPNQLDVLREDVHVTAEQLLDVAATPGEVTEAGLRNNISVAVQYLAAWLEGTGAVGIFNLMEDAATAEISRSQIWQWRRNGVVLDTGAEVTTDLVTALADEEIAKLGGDPAAYATARETFLAVALADEYIDFLTLPAYERFK from the coding sequence GTGTCAGTCGACGTCATCGGGCCGATGGGTGAGCGGTACGACGAGATCTTGAGCGAGCGGGCGCTGGAGCTGATCGGGCTCCTGCACCGGGAGCTGAACCCGCGCCGGCTGGAGTTGCTGGAGCGACGGCAGGCGCGGCAGGAGGAGATCGCGGCCGGTGGGTCGCTCGGGTTCCTGGACGAGACGAAGGCCGTCCGTGAGGACCCGTCATGGCGAGTGGCGGAGGCAGCGCCGGGGCTGGTCGACCGGCGGGTGGAGATCACCGGGCCGACCGACCGGAAGATGACGATCAACGCGCTCAACTCGGGCGCCAAGGTCTGGCTGGCCGACCAGGAGGACGCGAACACGCCGACCTGGGAGAACGTGGTCGGCGGGCAGCTCAACCTGCTCGACGCGGTGACCCGCAAGATCGACTTCAGTACCTCCTCAAAGTCGTACGCGCTGAAGCCGGACGAAGAGCTCGCGACGATCGTCGTCCGGCCGCGCGGCTGGCACCTGCCGGAGAAGCATCTACTGGTCGACGGCGAGCGGACCTCGGGGTCCCTGGTCGACTTCGCGCTCTACCTCGTGGCCTGTGGACAACTGCAGCTCGACCGTGGCGCCGGGCCGTACTACTACCTGCCGAAGATGGAGTCGCACCTCGAGGCGCGGCTGTGGAACGACGCGTTCGTCCTCGCCCAGGACTTCCTCGGGCTGCCGCGCGGCACGATCCGCGCGACCGTGCTGATCGAGACGTACCCGGCGGCCTTCGAGATGGAGGAGATCCTGTACGAGCTGCGCGAGCACTCGGCCGGGCTGAACGCCGGGCGCTGGGACTTCATGTTCTCGGTGATCAAGACGTACCGCACCCGTGGCGCCGACTTCCAGCTGCCCGACCGCAACTCGGTGACGATGACCGTGCCGTTCATGCGGGCGTACACGGAGCTGCTCGTCCGTACCTGCCACAAGCGCGGCGCGCACGCGATCGGCGGGATGGCGGCGTTCATCCCGAGCAAGGACCCGGCGGTCAACGAGCAGGCGTTCGCGAAGGTCGAGGCGGACAAGACCCGCGAGGCCGGCGACGGCTTCGACGGGTCGTGGGTCGCCCACCCGGGCATGGTCGAGACGTGCAAGACGGTTTTCAGTTCGGTGCTGGGTGACCGGCCGAACCAACTCGACGTACTGCGCGAAGACGTGCACGTCACGGCCGAACAGCTCCTCGACGTGGCGGCAACGCCCGGCGAGGTGACCGAGGCCGGGCTGCGGAACAACATCAGCGTGGCGGTCCAATACCTCGCCGCCTGGCTCGAAGGCACCGGCGCGGTCGGGATCTTCAACCTGATGGAGGACGCTGCCACCGCTGAGATCTCGCGCTCGCAGATCTGGCAATGGCGCCGCAACGGCGTGGTGCTGGACACCGGCGCCGAGGTGACGACCGATCTCGTCACCGCCCTCGCCGACGAGGAGATCGCCAAGCTCGGTGGCGACCCTGCTGCCTATGCCACCGCCCGCGAGACCTTCCTCGCGGTGGCGCTCGCCGACGAGTACATCGACTTCCTGACGCTGCCCGCCTACGAGCGCTTCAAGTAG
- a CDS encoding cupin domain-containing protein, with protein sequence MSEPVRVIREVELVATDPTSGMLRKKAFELPILWAGRVETQPGAISGWHHHDRNETSLYVVSGILRLEFDGGEGYVDAEAGDFIHVPAFTIHRESNPTDEVSVAVIARAGGGIPTVNVEDYLKRS encoded by the coding sequence ATGAGCGAACCTGTGCGCGTGATCCGCGAAGTCGAGCTGGTGGCGACCGACCCGACCAGCGGGATGCTTCGCAAGAAGGCGTTCGAGTTGCCGATCCTGTGGGCCGGGCGGGTCGAGACCCAGCCCGGCGCGATCTCCGGCTGGCATCACCACGACCGCAACGAGACCAGCCTGTACGTCGTCTCGGGCATTCTCCGGCTGGAGTTCGACGGCGGCGAGGGCTACGTGGATGCCGAGGCCGGTGACTTCATCCACGTGCCGGCGTTCACCATCCACCGCGAGAGCAATCCCACCGACGAGGTCTCTGTCGCTGTGATCGCCCGCGCGGGTGGCGGCATCCCGACCGTGAACGTCGAGGACTACTTGAAGCGCTCGTAG
- a CDS encoding universal stress protein, producing the protein MKAVVAYRGGDDTPEALELGATLRRTTGAELVVVAVLPPGSEPGTERVDLEYRQWLDSVADQAHRDAVEALSPGNPDGLEFRRIASSSVADGLVRVAEEAGVDLLVLGSARAATQGSFLAGSVSSRLLHSSPVPILLAPQGYGGDPHATFGSLTCAYAGTDRSREALAAACSLVKRYNGHLRVATFVPRANTMYPPEVGLDAEDMVAAQWAEQAVELHEDALEFCKNHGITDVETVVARGRGWAGALTAIPWSPDDVLVLGSSRLGQLARVFLGSTATKILRHTPVPTLVVPAGTYTWSD; encoded by the coding sequence GTGAAGGCCGTAGTCGCCTACCGCGGTGGCGACGACACCCCCGAAGCCCTCGAACTCGGCGCGACATTACGCCGTACTACGGGAGCTGAGCTGGTCGTCGTCGCCGTCCTACCGCCCGGCTCCGAACCCGGTACCGAACGAGTCGACCTCGAGTACCGTCAATGGCTCGACTCCGTCGCCGACCAGGCCCATCGCGACGCGGTCGAAGCGTTGTCACCCGGCAATCCCGACGGGCTGGAGTTCCGCCGGATCGCCTCGAGCTCCGTTGCCGACGGGCTGGTCCGCGTCGCCGAGGAGGCCGGCGTCGACCTACTCGTCCTGGGCTCCGCCAGAGCCGCCACTCAAGGCTCGTTCCTGGCGGGCAGCGTCAGCTCCAGACTGCTGCACTCGTCGCCGGTCCCGATCCTGCTCGCTCCCCAAGGCTACGGTGGCGACCCCCACGCCACCTTCGGCTCCTTGACCTGCGCGTACGCCGGTACCGATCGGTCTCGCGAAGCACTCGCCGCGGCCTGCTCCCTGGTCAAGCGCTACAACGGCCATCTCCGGGTCGCCACCTTCGTCCCGCGCGCCAACACGATGTACCCACCCGAGGTCGGCCTCGACGCCGAGGACATGGTCGCCGCCCAATGGGCCGAGCAGGCCGTCGAACTCCACGAGGACGCCTTGGAGTTCTGCAAGAACCACGGCATCACCGACGTCGAGACGGTGGTCGCCCGTGGCCGCGGCTGGGCCGGCGCCCTCACCGCCATCCCCTGGTCCCCCGACGACGTCCTGGTCCTCGGCTCCAGCCGCCTGGGCCAACTGGCCCGAGTGTTCCTGGGCTCCACCGCGACCAAAATCCTCCGCCACACGCCAGTACCAACCCTCGTAGTACCGGCTGGCACCTACACCTGGTCAGACTGA
- a CDS encoding amino acid permease — protein sequence MSRATRPPSPSHPLLRKKSIDDMLAASRGEHGSEHLERTMTTFQLMMFGVGATIGTGIFFVLAVTVPKAGPAVMITFLLVGIIAALTALCYAEVASTIPVSGSAYSYSFASLGELPAYLVGWALILEYGVAGAATSVGWAEYFNALLDDVFGFRIPESLSSGLLAEGPGIINLPAVVLVGLCCLLLLRGAKESARANAIMVVIKLCVLALFVVLALTGFKSGNLKPFAPEGISGISAAIPAIFFTFLGIDAVSTAGEEVKNPGRTIPRAVFGAVAIVTVFYLLVAFAAVAAQPTPKFEGQDAGLEAILNDVTGVALPGIIIAAGAVISIFSVTLITVYGQTRILFAMGRDGMLPPLFKEVNSNTLSPNKNVLVTSTFIAVLAAVVPIDKLFDLVSIGTLAAFMVVSATVIILRRTRPDLERGFRLPFGPVIPVLSIVSCAYAASTIAAVTWISVGIWLLLALTVYFLYSHKHSILHDTEAGEL from the coding sequence ATGAGCAGAGCCACTCGTCCGCCGTCACCGTCGCATCCGTTGTTGCGCAAGAAGAGTATCGACGACATGCTCGCCGCGAGCCGGGGCGAACACGGGTCGGAGCACCTCGAGCGAACGATGACCACGTTCCAGCTGATGATGTTCGGCGTCGGCGCCACCATCGGTACCGGCATCTTCTTCGTGCTCGCGGTGACCGTCCCCAAGGCCGGCCCGGCCGTGATGATCACCTTCCTGCTGGTCGGGATCATCGCGGCCCTGACCGCGCTCTGCTACGCGGAGGTCGCCTCGACCATCCCGGTCTCGGGTTCGGCCTACTCCTACTCGTTCGCTTCGCTCGGCGAACTCCCCGCCTACCTCGTCGGCTGGGCCCTCATCCTCGAGTACGGCGTGGCCGGCGCCGCCACGTCGGTCGGCTGGGCCGAGTACTTCAACGCGTTGCTCGACGACGTCTTCGGCTTCCGGATCCCCGAATCGCTGAGCTCCGGGCTGCTCGCCGAAGGCCCCGGCATCATCAACCTGCCCGCCGTCGTCCTGGTCGGCCTGTGCTGCCTGTTGCTGCTGCGCGGCGCGAAGGAGTCCGCCCGGGCGAACGCGATCATGGTGGTCATCAAGCTGTGTGTGCTGGCGCTGTTCGTCGTACTGGCGCTGACCGGCTTCAAGTCCGGCAACCTGAAGCCCTTCGCGCCCGAGGGGATCAGCGGGATCTCCGCCGCCATCCCGGCGATCTTCTTCACCTTCCTCGGCATCGACGCCGTCTCCACCGCGGGTGAGGAGGTCAAGAACCCCGGCCGGACCATCCCGCGAGCGGTCTTCGGCGCGGTCGCGATCGTCACCGTCTTCTACCTGCTGGTCGCCTTCGCCGCCGTGGCCGCCCAGCCCACACCCAAGTTCGAGGGTCAGGACGCCGGCCTGGAAGCGATCCTGAACGACGTCACCGGGGTCGCGCTGCCCGGCATCATCATCGCCGCGGGCGCCGTCATCTCGATCTTCTCGGTCACCCTGATCACCGTCTACGGCCAGACCCGGATCCTGTTCGCGATGGGCCGCGACGGGATGCTGCCGCCGTTGTTCAAAGAGGTGAACAGCAACACCTTGTCGCCGAACAAGAACGTGCTCGTCACCAGCACCTTCATCGCGGTGCTGGCAGCGGTGGTACCGATCGACAAGCTGTTCGACCTGGTCAGCATCGGCACGCTGGCCGCGTTCATGGTGGTGTCGGCGACGGTGATCATCCTGCGCCGGACCCGGCCCGACCTGGAGCGCGGCTTCCGGTTGCCGTTCGGCCCGGTGATCCCGGTCCTGTCGATCGTCTCCTGCGCGTACGCCGCGAGCACGATCGCCGCCGTCACCTGGATCTCGGTCGGGATCTGGCTGCTCCTGGCGCTGACCGTCTACTTCCTCTACAGCCACAAGCATTCGATCCTGCACGACACCGAGGCAGGTGAACTGTGA
- a CDS encoding VIT domain-containing protein: MTVLPTLRPDELQSASDAGLGSLSTERGNLPLESIDVRATVTGLVSRTVITQGFHNPHDVALEATYIFPLPPRAAVTGLRMTADGRTVEAELKERAEARETYDQAIAAGQRASIAEEERPDVFTLRVGNIVPGERVSVELTLVGPLPYEDGEATYRLPLVVAPRYIPGTPISGPSVGDGVVPDTDAVPDASRITPPILLPGFPNPVRLSITADIDPAGLPLNGIRSSLHAIATEQGARQTTVTINPGERVDRDFILRLAYGEPEATATAFTTQPDQESTSEGTFELTILPPVNDTATRPRDVVLVLDRSGSMSGWKMVAARRAAARIVDTLTATDRFAVLSFDTVIERPTGLPENTLAEATDRNRFRAVEHLAGLTARGGTEMFTPLQEAARLLGENSNSRDRVLVLVTDGQVGNEDQLLAGLATPLAGVRIHTVGIDQAVNAGFLGRLAGLGGGRCELVESEDRLDEALDRIHLRIGTPLLTNLTLTADGLTLLDDTISPARMPNAFAGVPLVLRGRYSGTPENATAHLHGLTPAGEPWQVTIPAVQTEGAAAAVWARGHLRDLEDRYATASDTFGGGSVDLEKLEHQIVAVSLKHHVLCRFTALVAVDTRVVAEGGPKHRVTQPVELPAGWDPRQLAMPAAPAMGFAAAPLNAMGFAPGGAAPAGAAAPARRGRAFGDGPGIFSRSSKRMAPSPVIEQSAGGLIEEARAQAAAEAQLLRSAGTPTAAQRRIILSDLASRLEAVLQNLEVTKLQNLITTLKSLDTIPLDDTRLDALWTETLQALDEFAGTTAPVKAPTRDFWKRS, translated from the coding sequence ATGACTGTTCTGCCTACCCTCCGACCCGACGAGTTGCAGAGTGCTTCTGATGCGGGGCTCGGTAGCTTGAGTACTGAGCGGGGGAATCTGCCGCTGGAGAGCATCGACGTGCGGGCGACTGTGACGGGGCTGGTGTCTCGGACGGTGATTACGCAGGGGTTCCACAACCCCCATGACGTCGCGCTGGAGGCGACGTACATCTTCCCGTTGCCGCCGCGCGCCGCGGTGACTGGATTGCGGATGACTGCGGATGGACGAACCGTCGAGGCTGAGCTGAAAGAGCGCGCCGAGGCACGGGAGACCTACGACCAGGCGATCGCGGCCGGTCAGCGTGCGTCGATCGCGGAAGAAGAGCGCCCCGACGTCTTCACGCTGCGGGTCGGCAACATCGTCCCCGGCGAGCGCGTGTCGGTGGAGCTCACCCTCGTCGGCCCCCTCCCGTACGAGGACGGCGAAGCGACGTACCGGCTGCCGTTGGTCGTCGCCCCGCGCTACATCCCCGGTACGCCGATCAGCGGACCGTCCGTCGGCGACGGCGTCGTACCCGACACGGACGCAGTACCGGATGCCTCTCGTATCACCCCGCCGATCCTGCTCCCCGGCTTCCCCAACCCCGTCCGCCTCAGCATCACCGCCGACATCGACCCGGCAGGCCTTCCCCTCAACGGCATCCGCTCCAGCCTGCACGCGATCGCCACCGAACAAGGCGCTCGCCAGACCACCGTCACCATCAACCCCGGCGAACGCGTCGACCGCGACTTCATCCTCCGACTCGCCTACGGCGAACCCGAAGCAACCGCCACAGCCTTCACCACCCAGCCCGACCAGGAGTCCACCAGCGAGGGAACCTTCGAGCTGACCATCCTGCCGCCGGTCAACGACACAGCAACCCGACCGCGGGACGTAGTGCTGGTACTAGACCGATCCGGCAGCATGAGCGGCTGGAAGATGGTCGCCGCCCGCCGAGCCGCAGCCCGGATCGTCGACACCCTGACGGCGACGGACCGCTTCGCCGTACTGAGCTTCGACACCGTCATCGAGCGCCCCACCGGCCTGCCCGAGAACACCTTGGCCGAAGCCACCGACCGCAACCGCTTCCGCGCCGTCGAGCACCTCGCCGGCCTGACCGCTCGCGGCGGCACCGAAATGTTCACCCCGCTCCAGGAAGCCGCCCGGCTCCTAGGCGAGAACAGCAACTCCCGCGACCGCGTCCTCGTCCTGGTGACGGATGGACAGGTAGGCAACGAGGACCAGCTCCTCGCCGGACTGGCCACACCGCTGGCCGGCGTACGGATCCACACCGTCGGCATCGATCAAGCCGTCAACGCCGGCTTCCTCGGTCGCCTGGCCGGCCTCGGCGGCGGCCGCTGCGAGCTAGTCGAGAGCGAGGACCGTCTCGACGAGGCACTCGACCGCATCCACCTCAGGATCGGTACGCCGTTGCTCACCAACCTCACGCTCACCGCCGACGGCCTCACCCTGCTCGACGACACGATCAGCCCGGCCCGGATGCCGAACGCCTTCGCCGGCGTCCCGCTCGTACTCCGCGGCCGCTACAGCGGTACCCCCGAGAACGCCACGGCCCACCTCCACGGCCTCACGCCCGCAGGCGAGCCATGGCAGGTGACGATCCCAGCCGTCCAAACCGAAGGCGCCGCAGCCGCCGTCTGGGCCCGCGGTCATCTGCGCGACCTCGAAGACCGCTACGCCACCGCGAGCGACACCTTCGGCGGCGGCTCGGTCGATCTCGAGAAGCTGGAACACCAGATCGTCGCGGTCTCCCTGAAGCACCACGTCCTCTGCCGCTTCACAGCCCTAGTCGCCGTCGACACCCGAGTCGTCGCCGAAGGCGGCCCCAAGCACCGCGTCACGCAACCCGTAGAACTCCCCGCCGGCTGGGACCCCCGCCAACTAGCCATGCCCGCCGCGCCCGCTATGGGGTTCGCTGCAGCCCCGCTGAACGCGATGGGCTTTGCTCCTGGAGGCGCAGCACCTGCAGGCGCAGCAGCCCCAGCCCGCCGAGGCCGGGCCTTCGGCGATGGCCCAGGAATCTTCTCCCGCAGCTCGAAGCGCATGGCCCCCAGCCCTGTCATCGAGCAGTCGGCCGGCGGACTGATCGAAGAGGCCCGCGCCCAGGCAGCCGCTGAGGCCCAACTCCTCCGCTCAGCCGGTACGCCGACCGCGGCCCAGCGCCGAATCATCCTGTCCGACCTGGCCAGCCGCCTGGAAGCCGTACTCCAGAACCTCGAAGTCACCAAGCTCCAGAACCTCATCACCACCCTGAAGTCCCTGGACACCATCCCACTCGACGACACCCGCCTCGACGCCCTCTGGACAGAAACCCTGCAAGCCCTCGACGAGTTCGCCGGCACCACCGCGCCGGTCAAGGCACCCACCCGGGACTTCTGGAAACGCAGTTAA